A single region of the Syntrophorhabdaceae bacterium genome encodes:
- a CDS encoding 1-phosphofructokinase family hexose kinase, which produces MIYTVTLDPMLERLVGVEELLYDDVNCITHENKKPGGKGIDVSRVIKELGGRSVALGLVGGYSGLELTDMLDGEGIVTDFTRIAGESRSSITIFQQKKKIKTLLCTSSPAIGEDEADSFLNKAREIPEGSYVVLSGSNAGMDAGIFAELIGTFGEKGIKTFLDSDQKAFKLGVAAAPFLIKPNIFELNRLTERKVNEIKDIAETVKPYRDSVEYIIVSLGARGAVGFSKEGDYHVRPPKIKARNSSGAGDSFMAGVVSVMNESGSFEEALRTGVACGTAAVLTGPGGLCKKTDVDSVRKEVIIETF; this is translated from the coding sequence ATGATATACACTGTCACATTGGATCCGATGCTCGAAAGACTTGTCGGCGTGGAAGAACTGCTGTACGACGACGTCAACTGTATTACCCATGAGAACAAGAAACCTGGAGGCAAGGGGATCGATGTATCACGGGTCATCAAGGAACTTGGCGGCCGGAGCGTCGCCCTGGGCCTTGTGGGCGGCTACAGCGGTCTTGAACTGACGGACATGCTTGACGGCGAGGGCATTGTCACGGATTTTACCCGCATCGCCGGGGAATCGCGTTCCAGCATAACGATCTTTCAGCAGAAGAAGAAGATCAAGACACTGTTGTGCACTTCGAGTCCGGCAATAGGGGAGGATGAAGCAGACTCCTTTCTGAATAAGGCCAGGGAGATCCCTGAAGGCAGTTATGTGGTCTTGAGCGGCAGTAACGCCGGGATGGATGCCGGCATCTTTGCGGAACTCATAGGGACCTTTGGGGAAAAGGGCATAAAGACCTTCCTTGATTCCGATCAGAAGGCATTTAAACTTGGTGTCGCCGCCGCCCCCTTTTTGATCAAGCCCAATATCTTCGAACTCAACAGATTGACGGAGAGGAAAGTCAACGAGATAAAAGATATAGCGGAAACAGTTAAGCCCTACCGCGATAGTGTCGAATACATTATTGTGTCACTGGGAGCGCGCGGCGCCGTTGGGTTCTCGAAGGAAGGCGATTATCACGTCAGACCGCCGAAAATAAAGGCGCGGAACTCATCGGGTGCCGGCGATTCATTCATGGCAGGGGTAGTATCTGTCATGAATGAATCGGGCAGTTTTGAAGAGGCCCTGAGGACGGGCGTGGCCTGTGGAACGGCGGCAGTCCTTACGGGGCCCGGGGGTCTCTGCAAAAAAACGGACGTAGATTCCGTGCGGAAAGAAGTAATTATTGAAACATTTTAA
- the glgC gene encoding glucose-1-phosphate adenylyltransferase gives MRSRIMHNAVAFVLAGGVGERLHPLTRDRAKPAVIFGGKYRIIDFTLSNCVNSGIRKIFVLPQYKSHSLIEHIRDAWSILNPELGEFVSNLSPQMRIGEDWYRGTADAVYQNLYHLRQVDVDHVVILSADHIYKMDYSHFVRYHRNKRADVTISGVEVDIAEASRFGVIQTGSDSQVIGFEEKPAEPRPMPGSPNRAFVSMGVYVFKRDVLIDMLTKDAQREGSLHDFARDVIPFMYPRNRVSVYRFGAGKGRDAKYWRDIGTIDAYWKANMNLASVTPEFSLYGRNWPIRTYEGQYPPAKTVFADEAGGRAGKALDSIICSGVIISGGKVYGSVLSPGVRVNSYAEVSESILFHNVVVGMKAKIKRAIIDKDVRIPDGMKIGYDLEKDRQRFFVTEDGIVVIPKGEIL, from the coding sequence ATGAGATCGAGGATCATGCATAATGCAGTGGCGTTTGTCCTGGCGGGCGGCGTCGGCGAGAGGTTGCATCCGCTCACGCGGGACAGGGCCAAGCCCGCCGTGATCTTCGGGGGAAAATACCGGATCATCGATTTTACGCTGAGTAACTGCGTCAATTCGGGCATACGGAAGATCTTTGTCCTTCCCCAGTATAAATCACACTCCCTGATAGAGCACATCCGCGACGCCTGGAGCATCCTGAACCCCGAACTGGGAGAATTCGTCTCCAATCTTTCACCGCAAATGCGGATAGGCGAGGATTGGTACAGGGGCACCGCCGATGCCGTATACCAGAACCTTTACCATTTGAGGCAGGTGGATGTTGATCACGTGGTCATTCTCTCGGCGGATCACATTTACAAGATGGATTACAGCCATTTCGTGAGGTACCATAGGAACAAGAGGGCGGATGTTACCATTTCCGGCGTCGAGGTCGATATCGCAGAGGCCTCGCGTTTTGGCGTCATTCAGACCGGTTCCGATTCCCAGGTGATAGGATTCGAGGAGAAGCCGGCGGAACCGCGCCCGATGCCGGGATCTCCCAACCGAGCCTTCGTTTCCATGGGGGTCTATGTCTTCAAGCGTGATGTCCTCATAGATATGCTCACGAAGGACGCTCAGCGCGAAGGATCTCTCCACGATTTTGCAAGGGACGTCATACCGTTCATGTATCCCCGCAACCGTGTGTCTGTTTACCGGTTCGGCGCCGGGAAAGGCCGTGACGCGAAATACTGGCGGGATATCGGGACCATTGACGCATACTGGAAGGCGAACATGAATCTCGCCTCGGTGACCCCGGAGTTCAGTCTTTATGGCAGGAATTGGCCTATAAGGACCTATGAGGGGCAGTATCCGCCGGCCAAAACGGTCTTTGCCGACGAAGCGGGGGGCAGGGCCGGCAAGGCCCTTGATTCCATCATCTGCAGTGGAGTCATCATAAGCGGCGGCAAGGTGTATGGTTCCGTTCTTTCCCCCGGGGTGCGCGTAAACAGCTACGCCGAGGTGAGCGAATCGATCCTTTTTCACAATGTGGTGGTTGGTATGAAGGCAAAGATAAAAAGAGCCATCATCGACAAGGATGTCCGTATCCCTGACGGCATGAAGATAGGCTATGACCTGGAAAAAGACCGCCAGAGATTCTTTGTTACCGAGGATGGCATAGTGGTGATTCCAAAGGGAGAGATTCTCTGA
- the pgsA gene encoding CDP-diacylglycerol--glycerol-3-phosphate 3-phosphatidyltransferase: MKGKDEQLPLWTLPNRLCILRILFIPLIILFIEKGLFYVAFVLFILAGITDGLDGFVARRFKLTSKLGLYLDPIADKLLVSSVLITLTYHNLVPLWVTILLVCREFVINGLRSFYALEGITIYPSFTGKLKTTLQIVAISFLLFKHPLAQQVGMYVLYAALLFSMYSAIKYIAAIFKPKKAGDG; the protein is encoded by the coding sequence ATGAAGGGCAAAGACGAACAGCTGCCTCTCTGGACCCTTCCTAACCGCTTGTGCATTCTCAGGATACTCTTTATTCCGCTGATCATACTCTTCATCGAGAAGGGGTTGTTTTACGTAGCGTTCGTCCTTTTTATCCTGGCCGGCATAACCGACGGGCTCGACGGCTTCGTGGCCCGAAGGTTCAAGCTCACATCGAAGCTTGGTCTCTATCTCGATCCCATCGCCGACAAGCTGCTCGTTTCTTCGGTGCTGATCACTCTCACCTATCACAACCTGGTGCCTTTGTGGGTCACAATACTTCTTGTATGCAGGGAGTTCGTCATTAACGGGCTGCGGTCTTTCTACGCCCTCGAAGGCATCACGATCTATCCCTCCTTCACGGGAAAACTCAAAACCACGCTCCAGATCGTAGCCATATCCTTCCTCCTCTTCAAGCACCCCCTGGCACAGCAGGTAGGCATGTACGTATTGTATGCAGCCCTGCTGTTCAGCATGTATTCCGCAATAAAATACATCGCGGCGATATTTAAACCGAAAAAGGCAGGTGACGGCTAA
- a CDS encoding tRNA1(Val) (adenine(37)-N6)-methyltransferase, which yields MRDIVGRDETLDILCSEGLKIIQKRRGYRFSIDAILLAAFVVLKKRERLLDIGSGCGIIPIYIAKKGCMNDMTGVEIQEELFEIAQKNRTVNGCEDHVRFINADINALVKDMKKTPFHVIVSNPPYTKRSSGRTCPERSRFLARYEESLDVEALVCAASSLLMKKGRFYVIYPARRFGELIHAAESHRLALKRLRAVYPRRDENANLVLAEFIKDGGVGAAIEKPLYVYDGDAISEEVTKYYSFRD from the coding sequence ATGCGTGACATCGTCGGAAGAGACGAAACCCTTGATATCCTTTGCAGCGAAGGATTGAAGATCATCCAGAAGAGAAGGGGGTATCGTTTTTCCATCGACGCGATCCTTCTCGCCGCTTTCGTGGTGTTGAAAAAGCGTGAAAGGCTGTTGGATATCGGTTCCGGTTGTGGTATCATACCTATCTATATTGCGAAAAAAGGTTGTATGAACGACATGACCGGCGTCGAAATTCAGGAAGAGCTTTTTGAGATTGCGCAAAAGAACAGGACCGTCAACGGCTGTGAAGACCACGTTCGTTTCATCAACGCCGACATCAACGCCCTTGTTAAGGACATGAAGAAGACCCCCTTTCATGTGATCGTCTCCAATCCGCCATACACGAAGCGCAGCAGCGGCAGGACATGCCCCGAAAGATCTCGCTTCCTGGCACGATATGAGGAGAGCCTCGACGTCGAAGCCCTTGTCTGTGCCGCATCGTCCCTGTTGATGAAAAAGGGCCGCTTCTATGTCATATATCCGGCGAGGCGTTTCGGAGAACTCATCCACGCGGCCGAATCACACAGGCTGGCCCTGAAGAGACTGCGCGCCGTCTATCCCCGAAGAGATGAAAACGCCAATCTTGTCCTTGCCGAATTCATAAAGGACGGCGGCGTCGGCGCTGCCATAGAAAAACCGCTCTACGTGTATGACGGAGATGCCATCTCCGAGGAAGTTACAAAATATTACTCATTCAGGGATTAA
- a CDS encoding polyprenyl synthetase family protein, with protein MSGFTQIIQKDLDKLESSIDELISTRVSYIKEIVTYIIGSGGKRVRPVLVMLCSKLCGYRGKKHIPYAAIIEFIHTATLLHDDVVDNAKTRRGLSTVNTVWGNEPSVLVGDFLYSRSFELMSRDGNNEILKTISQVTTALSEGEILEIVKTADVETTEKDYYEIIGNKTAVLFGAACEIGAILGDRSDDERKALRNFGYNLGIAFQLMDDVLDYTSYNDVLGKRVGTDLKEGKVTLPLIYVLRNAGDKNRACIEKVFGKQRVTKRDFDRVLGIIEKSGGITYTLEATEKHLTKAKECLDIFPSSRYKTALLELADYMLKREM; from the coding sequence ATGTCAGGATTTACACAGATCATCCAGAAGGACCTTGATAAGCTGGAGTCATCCATCGACGAGCTTATCAGCACGCGGGTCAGTTATATCAAAGAGATCGTCACCTACATCATAGGGTCCGGCGGGAAAAGGGTACGTCCCGTTCTCGTCATGCTATGTTCCAAGCTCTGCGGCTACCGGGGGAAAAAGCATATTCCTTATGCCGCCATTATAGAGTTCATCCACACCGCCACCCTTCTTCACGATGACGTCGTGGACAACGCCAAGACCAGACGGGGCCTGTCGACGGTCAACACCGTCTGGGGCAACGAACCCAGCGTCCTCGTAGGCGATTTCCTCTATTCGAGGTCCTTTGAGCTCATGTCGCGGGACGGCAACAACGAGATCCTAAAGACGATCTCACAGGTAACGACAGCGCTCTCCGAGGGAGAGATACTGGAGATAGTCAAAACCGCCGATGTGGAAACCACCGAGAAGGACTATTACGAGATCATAGGCAACAAAACCGCCGTCCTGTTTGGAGCAGCCTGCGAGATAGGCGCAATCCTCGGCGACAGGTCCGATGACGAAAGAAAGGCATTGAGAAACTTCGGATACAACCTCGGCATCGCCTTTCAGCTCATGGACGATGTTCTCGACTATACGTCCTATAATGACGTTCTGGGCAAGCGCGTCGGAACCGATCTGAAGGAAGGCAAGGTCACCCTTCCCCTGATCTACGTTCTCAGGAATGCCGGAGATAAGAACCGGGCTTGTATAGAAAAGGTTTTCGGCAAGCAACGGGTAACGAAGCGCGACTTCGATCGGGTGCTCGGCATCATAGAGAAGAGCGGAGGGATCACTTACACCCTGGAAGCCACGGAGAAACACCTCACGAAGGCAAAGGAATGCCTCGACATATTCCCTTCGTCACGCTACAAGACCGCACTCCTGGAACTGGCCGATTACATGCTGAAGAGAGAGATGTAG
- a CDS encoding KamA family radical SAM protein: MDPGTARSLEGVASRHTFKIPRHYLGLIDFENPLCPIRGQSIPSVLEDSGGGTDDPLAEEGISLTPILLRRHPDRCVFLVSSECAMYCRFCNRRRFAGKAVDPEPYLEESYAVIEKDDRIREVILSGGDPFMLEAGKLRSILERLRSMKKSLTIRLSTRVPVVYPGGLSAGHLKAIEGASPLWVVIHINHPREITEEFLTAISNIRRTGCMMVSQTVLLRNINDCPHVLLKLFESLVEAGVKPYYLFQLDDVRGASHFKVKLERGRAIMAFLRLNASGLAVPRYALDIPGGLGKIPVNEEHVKRLDDTTMVQLVSPSGEIGYYDDNGGESACMKCGICEEKPQSISRHLPFSV; encoded by the coding sequence TTGGATCCCGGGACCGCAAGGTCCCTTGAGGGAGTCGCGTCCCGCCACACCTTTAAGATTCCCCGCCATTACCTTGGGCTTATCGACTTTGAGAATCCCCTTTGTCCCATCAGGGGTCAGTCCATTCCCTCCGTCCTGGAGGACAGCGGCGGCGGCACTGACGATCCTCTTGCCGAAGAGGGAATCTCCCTAACCCCGATATTGCTCAGGAGACATCCCGACCGATGCGTCTTTCTCGTAAGTTCCGAGTGTGCAATGTATTGCCGGTTCTGCAACCGCAGACGATTTGCAGGGAAGGCGGTAGACCCGGAACCGTATCTTGAAGAGTCCTACGCCGTTATAGAGAAGGATGACAGGATCCGCGAAGTGATCCTGTCGGGGGGCGACCCTTTCATGCTCGAAGCCGGGAAATTACGATCTATCCTGGAGAGGCTGCGGTCGATGAAGAAGAGTCTTACCATCAGGCTGAGCACGCGCGTTCCCGTCGTCTACCCCGGCGGCTTGTCCGCCGGCCACTTGAAGGCCATCGAAGGCGCCTCGCCCCTGTGGGTCGTCATTCATATAAATCACCCCCGGGAGATAACAGAGGAATTCCTGACGGCGATCAGCAATATCCGCAGGACAGGGTGCATGATGGTGAGCCAGACAGTCTTACTCAGGAACATCAACGACTGCCCGCACGTTCTTCTGAAGCTTTTCGAGTCCCTCGTCGAAGCGGGCGTGAAGCCCTATTATCTTTTTCAGCTCGATGATGTGCGGGGGGCATCGCATTTCAAGGTGAAACTGGAACGCGGCAGGGCGATCATGGCCTTTTTGAGACTGAACGCGTCAGGGCTTGCGGTGCCGCGATACGCGCTTGACATCCCTGGCGGTTTGGGCAAGATCCCCGTCAACGAGGAACACGTGAAGCGGCTGGACGACACCACCATGGTACAACTCGTCAGCCCTTCAGGCGAGATTGGTTATTACGATGACAACGGCGGGGAAAGTGCGTGCATGAAGTGCGGGATATGTGAAGAGAAACCGCAGTCTATTAGCCGTCACCTGCCTTTTTCGGTTTAA
- a CDS encoding DUF1015 domain-containing protein, with product MKPFKGILYNIEKTDGIADLVCPPYDVIENTGPYYARNPFNAIRLELPKDLPGTDRYNNAKNTLDDWLSKGVLVSDPRESIYVYEQEFHVESAVFLRKGFIGLHKLDRERILTHEQTRKKAKADREQLIGTLKTYTSFIFGLYDDREKEIRRVLDTAPGEPLFEFVDEQLIKTRFYRITDPDSIGTIASILDSKHIYIADGHHRLDVSYRLNVPYAPFYLTDMYDEGIVILPYHRLVRFAQRRPLKELITSIEPYMTIEKRPFAGDESLKGVLSAVAASSRPAFAFFSGEDQRHLYVAVEKSPLPIYSAPGFHDSLKKLRVNAIHSGVIREIMKVKDDEISFTEDHNWSIDSVRNGSCDLAFFLPPTTVDEVRDIAENGLDMPPKSTFFYPKILTGLVFYRYA from the coding sequence ATGAAACCATTTAAAGGAATACTCTACAACATAGAAAAGACCGATGGCATTGCCGACCTCGTCTGCCCTCCCTACGACGTGATCGAGAATACCGGGCCCTATTATGCAAGGAATCCCTTCAACGCCATAAGGCTTGAGCTTCCTAAAGACCTGCCCGGAACGGACAGGTACAACAACGCGAAGAATACTCTTGACGACTGGCTCTCGAAGGGTGTTCTGGTATCGGACCCCCGGGAATCCATTTACGTCTACGAACAGGAATTTCACGTCGAATCGGCTGTATTCCTTAGAAAGGGCTTTATCGGTCTCCATAAGCTTGACAGGGAACGCATCCTGACGCACGAACAGACACGAAAGAAAGCAAAGGCCGACCGGGAACAGCTGATCGGCACGTTGAAGACATATACCAGCTTTATCTTCGGTCTCTACGATGACAGGGAGAAGGAGATCCGGCGCGTGCTCGACACCGCACCCGGCGAACCCCTCTTCGAGTTTGTCGACGAACAACTCATCAAGACCAGGTTCTACCGGATCACCGATCCTGACTCCATCGGCACCATCGCTTCCATTCTCGACAGCAAACACATTTATATCGCCGACGGGCACCACAGGCTCGATGTCTCCTATCGCCTCAATGTCCCCTACGCGCCTTTCTACCTTACGGACATGTATGATGAGGGCATCGTGATCCTTCCCTATCACCGACTGGTCAGGTTCGCGCAAAGACGGCCATTGAAGGAGCTCATCACATCCATCGAGCCATACATGACGATCGAAAAAAGGCCTTTCGCCGGCGATGAGTCACTCAAAGGTGTCCTTTCAGCCGTTGCCGCGTCATCCCGCCCGGCCTTCGCGTTCTTTTCAGGCGAGGACCAGCGGCACCTTTACGTGGCCGTGGAAAAGTCCCCGCTCCCGATATACAGCGCACCGGGCTTTCATGACAGCCTGAAGAAATTGAGGGTGAATGCGATTCACAGCGGCGTCATTCGAGAGATAATGAAGGTTAAGGACGACGAGATCTCCTTCACTGAGGACCATAACTGGTCTATTGATTCCGTGAGGAACGGCTCCTGTGATCTGGCGTTCTTCCTGCCGCCCACGACGGTCGACGAAGTGAGGGACATAGCCGAGAACGGCCTCGACATGCCTCCCAAATCGACATTCTTCTATCCCAAGATTTTGACGGGCCTTGTATTCTACAGGTATGCGTGA
- the pal gene encoding peptidoglycan-associated lipoprotein Pal: protein MKGETPPPAAGPAKVGPADQKVEVPVAVSPMKDINFDFDKYAIRDTDAAILKSNMAWFQAKQNRGKKVRVEGHCDERGTVEYNLVLGQKRADSAKNFLVNLGADSRQLETVSYGKEKPVDPGHNEAAWAKNRRAHFLALQ from the coding sequence ATGAAAGGCGAGACACCGCCTCCGGCAGCGGGACCGGCTAAGGTTGGACCTGCGGACCAGAAGGTGGAAGTCCCTGTAGCGGTTTCCCCGATGAAGGACATCAACTTCGATTTCGACAAGTACGCCATCAGGGACACCGACGCGGCCATCTTGAAGTCAAACATGGCCTGGTTCCAGGCCAAACAGAACCGTGGCAAGAAGGTCAGAGTTGAAGGCCATTGTGACGAAAGAGGCACAGTGGAGTACAACCTTGTCCTTGGACAGAAAAGGGCCGACTCCGCGAAGAATTTCCTCGTAAATCTCGGCGCAGATTCAAGGCAGCTTGAAACTGTAAGCTATGGCAAAGAGAAACCGGTTGATCCGGGTCACAACGAAGCCGCCTGGGCGAAGAACAGAAGAGCCCATTTTCTGGCGCTGCAGTAA
- the rsmI gene encoding 16S rRNA (cytidine(1402)-2'-O)-methyltransferase encodes MDSQGILYVVATPIGNLGDITLRAIDILKEVDLVVAESTSRALKLFNHYGIKNTILSISSYNEERRSAGIIRSLKGGKKVALITSAGTPCISDPGSILVSRCVAEDIEICAVPGACTVAGIVSVSGLFADRFVFYGFLPLKKGKRKKTIEELSALPYPVVFYESPRRIEETLGYVLAIMGDRKIVVVREMTKLYETTYRGTVSEVIEQISAGEKRGEYAFMVAGSKK; translated from the coding sequence ATGGATTCACAGGGCATTCTCTATGTTGTGGCAACACCGATCGGTAACCTCGGCGACATCACTCTCAGGGCCATCGATATCCTGAAGGAAGTTGATCTCGTAGTGGCGGAGAGTACGTCGCGGGCGTTGAAGCTTTTTAACCATTACGGGATCAAGAACACGATCCTGAGTATCAGCAGCTACAATGAGGAAAGAAGATCGGCCGGGATAATCCGCAGTCTTAAGGGAGGGAAGAAGGTTGCCCTCATAACGAGCGCCGGGACTCCCTGCATCTCCGATCCTGGCAGCATTCTCGTGAGCAGATGCGTTGCAGAGGATATCGAGATATGCGCCGTGCCGGGAGCCTGTACCGTCGCCGGGATCGTGTCGGTCTCCGGTCTTTTCGCCGACCGGTTCGTCTTCTACGGTTTTCTTCCGCTCAAGAAGGGAAAAAGGAAGAAGACCATAGAAGAGCTCTCCGCTTTGCCTTATCCCGTTGTCTTCTATGAATCGCCAAGACGCATCGAGGAGACGCTCGGGTATGTCCTTGCCATAATGGGAGACCGGAAGATAGTCGTCGTGAGAGAGATGACGAAGCTTTACGAAACGACCTACCGGGGCACCGTAAGCGAGGTCATCGAACAGATCTCGGCAGGGGAAAAAAGAGGAGAGTACGCCTTCATGGTAGCCGGCAGCAAGAAGTGA
- a CDS encoding iron-sulfur cluster assembly scaffold protein yields MVDHREKVIEHSKNPRNQGSMTDPDGIGGIGDPSREVYLRVFIRVKENVITDIKYEIKDCSTSLACASIMTELAIGKNLDEAVMIEGENIANALGGLPENEIYCSNRAATALQEAIINHVYTRTRM; encoded by the coding sequence ATGGTCGACCACAGGGAAAAGGTCATCGAGCATTCCAAAAATCCGCGAAACCAGGGAAGCATGACGGACCCTGACGGTATCGGGGGGATCGGTGATCCATCGCGCGAAGTCTACCTCCGCGTCTTTATCAGGGTCAAAGAGAATGTAATAACGGATATCAAGTATGAGATCAAAGACTGTTCGACTTCTCTCGCCTGCGCCTCTATCATGACGGAACTTGCCATCGGCAAGAACCTCGATGAGGCCGTCATGATTGAAGGTGAAAACATCGCCAATGCCCTGGGCGGTCTGCCTGAAAACGAGATCTACTGCTCAAACCGTGCCGCCACCGCTCTCCAGGAGGCGATCATCAACCATGTCTATACCCGCACTAGAATGTGA
- a CDS encoding lytic transglycosylase domain-containing protein has product MILKGALILVLCLLPLAAYPAIYTYVDDSGTSHFTNMVPVGKKFRVVISERIKHVIARVFNNTAYDGIIERHAQTHGIDPSLIKAVMKAESNFNPNAMSHKGAQGLMQLMPDTAKLMNVDNPFDPEDNIRGGIRYLKYLGETFGGNLDLMLAAYNAGPARVREHNMTIPPYDETRTYVQRVKSYYNSFKKN; this is encoded by the coding sequence ATGATACTCAAAGGTGCACTAATATTGGTGCTGTGCCTGCTGCCTCTCGCGGCATACCCTGCAATTTACACCTACGTGGACGACAGCGGCACATCTCACTTCACGAACATGGTCCCCGTGGGCAAGAAGTTCCGCGTTGTGATCTCCGAACGCATAAAGCATGTCATCGCACGGGTTTTCAATAATACCGCCTATGACGGAATCATTGAACGCCATGCACAGACACACGGGATAGACCCATCGCTCATCAAGGCGGTCATGAAGGCTGAATCGAATTTCAACCCCAACGCCATGTCGCACAAAGGTGCACAGGGTCTTATGCAGCTGATGCCGGACACGGCAAAATTGATGAACGTGGATAACCCCTTCGATCCCGAGGACAACATCCGGGGCGGAATCAGGTACCTGAAATATCTGGGTGAGACATTCGGGGGTAACCTCGACCTTATGCTGGCCGCGTATAATGCCGGGCCCGCACGGGTCAGAGAACATAATATGACCATCCCGCCTTATGATGAAACACGCACTTACGTCCAGCGGGTCAAATCCTACTATAATTCGTTCAAGAAGAATTAA
- the hisS gene encoding histidine--tRNA ligase gives MEKIRTLRGFRDIFGEELDKFRRIERVFRKYSGLLGFREIELPVLEKTELFVRSIGDTTDIVEKEMFTFTDVGGDSLTMRPEATAGMVRSYLQEGLYATERMTKVSSIGPMFRHERPQKGRYREFHQIDVEVFGIKEALVDAELIFMIRRILDELDIERYRIEVNSVGCKTCRESFRKVLMDFFETRKHELCEDCLRRLERNPLRIFDCKNEQCIRVTGDSPLLFDSLCGECKDHFGLFERYVKEFGIDVEINKRLVRGLDYYTKTVFEVTSEDLGAQKAFIAGGRYDNLVEEMGGPATAGIGFAIGVERLGMLVPNSPEKAEKRCFFACVGDRARDYLISFLRVCIPEGIALKYAYDAKSLKAQMRYADNLKCDFVLILGDDEIEKGTITLRNMADKSQQEFPLDPEKVIEEIRRQVMGNP, from the coding sequence ATGGAAAAGATAAGGACCCTCCGGGGATTTCGCGACATCTTCGGGGAAGAACTTGACAAGTTCAGGCGCATAGAAAGGGTGTTTCGGAAATACAGCGGTCTTCTCGGCTTTCGGGAGATAGAGCTGCCCGTTCTCGAAAAGACGGAGCTTTTTGTCCGGAGCATCGGAGACACCACCGATATCGTCGAGAAGGAGATGTTCACTTTTACCGACGTGGGCGGCGATTCGCTGACGATGAGGCCGGAAGCTACCGCAGGCATGGTCCGCTCTTATCTGCAGGAAGGTCTTTACGCAACGGAAAGGATGACAAAGGTTAGTTCCATCGGCCCCATGTTTCGCCATGAGAGGCCGCAGAAGGGCCGCTACCGGGAGTTTCACCAGATTGACGTGGAGGTCTTCGGAATAAAAGAAGCCCTCGTCGATGCCGAATTGATCTTTATGATCCGCAGGATCCTTGACGAACTCGACATCGAACGCTATCGGATAGAGGTCAACAGTGTTGGATGCAAGACCTGCCGGGAATCCTTTCGCAAGGTTCTCATGGATTTCTTTGAAACGAGGAAGCATGAGCTTTGCGAGGATTGTCTGAGAAGGCTTGAAAGAAACCCGCTCAGGATCTTCGATTGTAAGAATGAACAGTGCATCAGGGTCACCGGTGACTCGCCCCTTCTTTTTGATTCGCTATGCGGCGAATGCAAGGATCACTTCGGGCTTTTTGAGAGGTATGTCAAGGAATTCGGCATCGATGTCGAGATCAACAAACGTCTCGTCAGAGGTCTCGATTATTACACGAAGACCGTTTTTGAGGTCACGTCGGAGGACCTCGGGGCCCAGAAGGCATTCATTGCCGGCGGCAGGTACGACAACCTTGTTGAAGAGATGGGCGGACCGGCAACTGCGGGCATCGGTTTCGCCATCGGCGTCGAGCGCCTTGGCATGCTCGTGCCGAACTCTCCTGAAAAGGCAGAAAAACGATGCTTCTTCGCTTGCGTCGGGGACCGGGCCAGGGATTATCTCATTTCCTTCCTCAGGGTGTGTATCCCCGAAGGAATAGCTCTGAAGTACGCCTATGACGCAAAATCCCTCAAGGCCCAGATGCGCTACGCCGACAACCTGAAGTGTGACTTTGTCCTTATTCTCGGCGACGACGAGATCGAGAAAGGCACCATCACCCTCAGGAACATGGCGGATAAATCCCAGCAAGAATTTCCCCTTGACCCGGAAAAGGTGATTGAAGAGATCAGGAGACAGGTAATGGGTAACCCATAA